From one Haloferax marinisediminis genomic stretch:
- the cofC gene encoding 2-phospho-L-lactate guanylyltransferase — translation MRVAVPFGGRSPKSRLAPLFDADERREFALVMLRDVLDAIDRAGGDPVVLADTAVDVDVDVPVIVDDRPLTEVVNDELGGDEPVAIVMADLALATPEALTRLFETAGDVVAAPGLGGGTNALVVRTPSFTVDYHGASIADHRAIAADAGASFVEVDSMRLAVDVDEPTDLVEVLLHSQGRTRDWIEEHGVRLERGRGRVSVTRECR, via the coding sequence ATGCGAGTCGCCGTTCCCTTCGGGGGACGTTCTCCGAAGTCGCGACTCGCCCCGCTTTTCGACGCCGACGAGCGACGCGAGTTTGCACTCGTGATGCTCCGTGACGTTCTCGACGCCATCGACCGTGCAGGTGGTGACCCGGTTGTTCTCGCAGACACCGCAGTCGACGTCGACGTCGACGTGCCAGTCATCGTCGACGACCGGCCGCTGACCGAGGTGGTCAACGACGAACTCGGCGGTGACGAACCGGTCGCCATCGTCATGGCAGACCTCGCACTCGCGACACCGGAGGCGCTCACGAGACTGTTCGAGACCGCAGGCGACGTCGTAGCCGCACCGGGACTCGGTGGCGGGACGAACGCGCTCGTCGTCCGCACTCCGTCGTTTACCGTCGATTATCACGGTGCGTCTATCGCCGACCACCGGGCTATCGCTGCAGACGCGGGCGCGTCGTTCGTCGAGGTCGACTCGATGCGCCTCGCCGTCGACGTGGACGAACCGACTGACCTCGTCGAGGTACTCCTACACAGTCAGGGGCGAACACGAGACTGGATAGAAGAGCATGGCGTCCGTCTCGAACGTGGTCGCGGCCGGGTAAGCGTCACACGCGAGTGCCGATAG